A genome region from Nocardia sp. NBC_01730 includes the following:
- the hemB gene encoding porphobilinogen synthase, which produces MNFPAVRPRRLRRTAALRALVAEHRLHPSELVQPLFVREGIEEPRPIPAMPGQLQHTRESLRKAAATAAQAGVGGIMIFGIPEAKHPDGRGAWDEHGIAQLAIADVAAEVGDATVVIGDINLDEYTDHGHVGLLGADGDVDNDATLRAYTRVALAQAGAGAHLVAPSGMMDGQVAAIRAGLDAAGYERVPILAYAAKYDSAFYGPFRTAVESSLVGTRSTHQQDPANLREALREVLLDVEEGADLVMVKPAGLYLDVVRRVADTVDVPVAAYQVSGEYAAIEAAAQQGMLQRERAIEESLTAIRRAGARIVITYWATEVAQRLPG; this is translated from the coding sequence ATGAACTTCCCCGCAGTCCGACCGCGGCGGCTGCGCCGTACCGCCGCGTTACGCGCGCTGGTGGCCGAGCACCGGCTACACCCGTCAGAGCTGGTCCAGCCCCTGTTCGTGCGCGAGGGCATCGAGGAGCCTCGGCCCATCCCCGCGATGCCCGGCCAGCTCCAGCACACGCGCGAGAGCCTGCGCAAGGCGGCCGCGACCGCCGCACAGGCGGGGGTGGGCGGAATCATGATCTTCGGTATCCCCGAGGCCAAGCATCCCGACGGGCGCGGCGCCTGGGACGAGCACGGCATCGCCCAGCTCGCGATCGCCGACGTCGCGGCCGAGGTGGGCGACGCGACTGTGGTGATCGGCGATATCAATCTCGATGAATACACCGATCACGGACATGTCGGCCTCCTCGGAGCCGACGGCGACGTAGACAACGACGCCACGCTGCGCGCCTACACTCGGGTCGCGCTGGCGCAGGCCGGAGCCGGAGCCCACCTGGTAGCGCCGAGCGGCATGATGGATGGCCAAGTCGCCGCCATCCGCGCCGGACTCGACGCCGCCGGGTATGAGCGGGTACCCATTCTCGCCTACGCGGCGAAATACGACTCCGCGTTCTATGGGCCCTTCCGCACGGCCGTCGAATCCTCGTTGGTCGGCACCAGATCCACCCATCAACAGGACCCGGCCAACCTCCGCGAGGCGCTGCGCGAGGTGCTGCTCGACGTCGAGGAGGGCGCCGATCTGGTCATGGTCAAACCCGCCGGACTCTACCTCGACGTGGTGCGCAGGGTGGCCGACACGGTGGATGTGCCAGTCGCCGCCTACCAGGTCTCGGGTGAGTACGCCGCAATCGAGGCCGCAGCGCAGCAAGGGATGCTGCAGCGTGAGCGGGCCATCGAGGAGAGTCTGACCGCGATCCGCCGGGCCGGGGCGCGGATCGTCATCACCTACTGGGCCACCGAGGTCGCACAGCGGCTACCTGGATAG
- a CDS encoding SDR family oxidoreductase, whose amino-acid sequence MSTRVAIVTGGSRGIGRRSAERLAADGMAVVIAYAADTAEADAAVTDITTAGGQAVAVRADVADEAAVTALFDTAEQQFGGVDVVVNAAGTMTLAPVADLGLNAMDRMHRTNIRGTFVVDQQAARRVRSGGAIINFSTSVLGLALPGYAAYAATKAAVEAVTRILARELRGRDITVNAVAPGPTATALFFDGKDEQTIARMAAQPPLERLGTPDDIAEVVAFLAGPSRWINGQVIRANGGIV is encoded by the coding sequence ATGAGCACCCGAGTAGCCATTGTGACCGGCGGATCGCGGGGCATCGGACGGCGCAGCGCCGAGCGGCTGGCCGCCGACGGTATGGCGGTCGTCATCGCCTACGCCGCCGATACCGCCGAGGCCGACGCCGCGGTCACGGACATCACCACGGCAGGCGGCCAGGCCGTCGCGGTCCGTGCCGACGTCGCCGACGAAGCCGCCGTCACCGCCCTGTTCGACACTGCCGAGCAGCAGTTCGGCGGCGTCGACGTCGTAGTCAACGCGGCCGGAACGATGACTCTCGCACCGGTCGCGGACCTGGGCCTGAACGCCATGGATCGGATGCACCGCACCAATATTCGCGGCACCTTCGTCGTCGACCAGCAGGCCGCCCGCCGGGTCCGATCCGGTGGCGCGATCATCAATTTCTCCACCTCGGTGCTCGGCCTGGCACTGCCTGGCTACGCCGCCTACGCCGCCACCAAAGCAGCCGTCGAAGCCGTCACCCGCATCCTGGCCCGGGAACTACGCGGCCGCGACATCACCGTCAACGCAGTAGCCCCCGGCCCGACGGCCACTGCCCTGTTCTTCGACGGTAAGGACGAACAAACCATCGCCCGCATGGCCGCACAACCGCCGCTCGAACGCCTCGGCACACCCGACGACATCGCCGAAGTCGTCGCATTCCTGGCTGGCCCGAGCCGCTGGATCAACGGACAGGTCATCCGCGCCAACGGCGGCATCGTCTGA
- a CDS encoding DUF302 domain-containing protein: MNLALSTTLHTSFDDAVERTRAALSDQGFGVLTDIDMKSTLKTKLGEDMEDYRILGACDPSLAHRAVGVNRQIGLLLPCNVIVRRDAATDNTIIIEAMNPELMVQVTGEPALEPIATEATTKLRTAIDSLRDR, translated from the coding sequence ATGAACCTGGCCCTATCGACCACACTCCACACCAGCTTCGACGACGCCGTCGAACGAACCCGTGCAGCACTGTCCGACCAGGGATTCGGCGTGCTCACCGACATCGATATGAAATCGACGTTGAAGACCAAACTCGGCGAGGACATGGAGGACTACCGCATCCTCGGCGCCTGCGACCCCTCATTGGCCCACCGCGCGGTCGGCGTGAACCGTCAGATCGGGCTGCTGCTGCCCTGCAACGTGATCGTCCGCCGAGACGCCGCGACCGACAACACCATCATCATCGAAGCGATGAACCCCGAACTGATGGTCCAGGTCACCGGCGAGCCCGCACTCGAGCCCATCGCCACCGAGGCCACCACCAAACTCCGCACAGCAATCGATTCCCTCCGCGACCGTTGA
- a CDS encoding MFS transporter: MAATMAVAAEDEQIAQRWAYALVLAATGVALGVSGVPAPLYGIYEMQWHLSPLTTTIVFAVYAVAALGAVLVSGRISDVVGRKPVLLGAFVTMVVGLVVFMLADSVMLLLLARALHGVAVGSTVVAGAAALLDLRPHRGERSGQLSGVAFNVGMAVAILGSALLAQYAPHPLRTPYVVITVVCLAIGVGVLALREPHSARVADRIRIAKPAVPQEIRGDFWFSAIGVMAAWSVLGVLLSLYPSLATQQTGIHNLVFGGAVVASTALSAATAQLFATGVPARWAAIIGDTGMALALLLTVPALATHNWVAVLGAGVALGATFGLGFGGSLRHLSEVVPQHKRGETMSAYYLLAYSAMALPTILAGWAATTWGLSTVFPWFIGVVALACLFAAGLGVRRNRVAARQTD; the protein is encoded by the coding sequence ATGGCAGCGACAATGGCGGTGGCCGCCGAGGATGAGCAGATCGCACAACGGTGGGCCTACGCCTTGGTGCTGGCCGCGACCGGCGTGGCACTCGGAGTGTCGGGCGTGCCCGCACCGCTGTACGGCATCTACGAGATGCAGTGGCACCTCTCGCCGCTCACGACGACCATCGTGTTCGCCGTCTACGCGGTCGCCGCGCTGGGCGCGGTGCTGGTGTCCGGACGTATTTCCGACGTAGTCGGTCGAAAGCCGGTGCTGCTCGGCGCTTTCGTCACCATGGTGGTGGGGCTGGTGGTGTTCATGCTCGCCGACAGCGTCATGCTGCTGCTGCTCGCGCGTGCGCTGCATGGCGTCGCGGTCGGCTCGACCGTCGTCGCGGGCGCCGCCGCGCTGCTGGATCTGCGTCCGCATCGCGGCGAGCGGTCCGGGCAGCTCAGCGGCGTCGCGTTCAACGTGGGCATGGCCGTGGCGATTCTTGGCTCGGCGCTGCTCGCGCAGTACGCCCCGCATCCGCTGCGTACCCCCTACGTCGTGATCACCGTCGTCTGCCTGGCGATCGGCGTCGGCGTGCTCGCACTGCGCGAACCGCACTCGGCGCGGGTGGCCGATCGCATCCGGATCGCGAAACCGGCGGTGCCGCAGGAGATTCGCGGCGACTTCTGGTTCTCGGCGATCGGGGTGATGGCCGCCTGGTCGGTGCTCGGTGTGCTGCTGTCGCTGTACCCCTCGCTGGCCACCCAGCAAACCGGCATCCACAACCTGGTCTTCGGCGGAGCCGTCGTCGCCTCGACCGCGCTCTCCGCCGCCACCGCGCAGCTGTTCGCGACCGGGGTGCCCGCACGGTGGGCCGCGATCATCGGCGACACCGGCATGGCGCTGGCGCTGCTGCTGACCGTGCCGGCGCTCGCGACACACAACTGGGTCGCGGTGCTCGGCGCGGGTGTCGCGCTCGGAGCGACCTTCGGACTCGGCTTCGGCGGTTCGCTACGCCACCTGTCGGAAGTTGTGCCACAACACAAGCGGGGCGAAACGATGTCGGCGTACTACCTCCTGGCCTACTCGGCCATGGCGCTGCCCACCATCCTGGCCGGTTGGGCAGCCACCACCTGGGGCCTGAGCACCGTCTTCCCGTGGTTCATCGGGGTCGTCGCCCTGGCCTGCTTGTTCGCGGCCGGACTCGGAGTGCGCCGCAACCGAGTGGCGGCCCGGCAGACGGACTGA
- a CDS encoding ArsR/SmtB family transcription factor, which yields MANAKEAALGAPPVASLPTVLGALQDPVRLEMVRRLSNAGTAVRCGALYEVINKSTATHHFKILREAGVIERLIIDGQTCQRLRTEDLESALPGLVRTIVEAANRAQRE from the coding sequence ATGGCGAATGCTAAAGAGGCAGCACTCGGCGCGCCGCCGGTGGCCTCGCTGCCCACGGTGCTCGGCGCGCTCCAGGACCCGGTGCGCCTGGAGATGGTACGACGGCTCAGCAACGCGGGAACGGCCGTCCGCTGCGGAGCGCTCTATGAGGTGATCAACAAATCGACCGCCACCCACCACTTCAAGATCCTGCGCGAGGCCGGCGTCATCGAGCGCCTGATCATCGACGGCCAGACCTGCCAGCGCCTGCGCACCGAGGACCTCGAATCCGCCCTGCCCGGGCTGGTTCGCACGATCGTCGAAGCCGCTAACCGCGCCCAGCGCGAGTGA
- a CDS encoding M16 family metallopeptidase translates to MATPLLNTGRGGSSLELRVESDTGVRRTVLPGGLRVVTEYLPGVRSASIGVWVGVGSRDEGPTVAGAAHFLEHLLFKATPTRSALDIAEAMDAVGGELNAFTAKEQTCYYAHVLDEDLPLAVDLVSDVVLNGLCRSADVDVERQVVLEEIAMRDDDPEDLVGDAFLTALFGDHPIGRPVIGSIESIEAMRAAQLRSFHLRRYRPDRMVVAVAGNVEHDHTVELVHRAFENRVDLSATPAPRREGRFRPHGTPQLHWSHRDSEQAHLAFGVRAFGRHEGDQRWPLSVLNAVVGGGLSSRLFQRIREERGLAYSVYSSVDTFADTGAFSVYIGCQPENLGQVATLARDVLEEVAANGISDAECARAKGSLRGGLVLGLEDSASRMNRLGRSELSYGNHRSVSETLSRIDAVTTEEVSAIASTLLSRPFAASVAGPYKRIRDLPSTVRRLVPN, encoded by the coding sequence ATGGCAACCCCTCTGCTCAACACCGGGCGGGGGGGTTCGTCACTGGAGCTGCGGGTGGAAAGCGATACCGGAGTGCGGCGTACCGTGCTGCCCGGCGGATTGCGCGTGGTCACCGAGTACCTGCCCGGGGTGCGCTCGGCCTCGATCGGCGTCTGGGTAGGGGTCGGTTCGCGCGACGAAGGCCCGACGGTCGCGGGCGCCGCGCATTTCCTGGAGCATCTGCTGTTCAAGGCGACGCCCACGCGGTCGGCACTGGACATCGCCGAGGCGATGGATGCGGTCGGTGGTGAACTCAACGCGTTCACCGCCAAGGAGCAGACGTGCTACTACGCGCACGTGCTCGACGAGGACCTGCCCTTGGCTGTCGACCTGGTGTCCGACGTGGTGCTGAATGGCCTGTGCCGGTCCGCGGACGTCGACGTCGAGCGTCAGGTGGTGCTCGAGGAGATCGCCATGCGCGACGACGACCCCGAGGACCTGGTCGGCGACGCGTTCCTCACCGCGCTGTTCGGCGACCACCCGATCGGGCGCCCGGTGATCGGCTCGATCGAATCCATCGAGGCCATGCGGGCCGCGCAGCTGCGGTCGTTCCACTTGCGGCGCTACCGGCCGGACCGGATGGTGGTCGCGGTCGCGGGCAACGTCGAGCACGATCACACGGTGGAGTTGGTGCACCGTGCTTTCGAGAATCGGGTCGACCTTTCGGCGACGCCCGCGCCACGGCGGGAGGGACGGTTCCGCCCGCACGGCACGCCGCAGCTGCACTGGAGCCACCGCGACAGCGAGCAGGCGCACCTGGCTTTCGGGGTGCGCGCCTTCGGACGGCACGAGGGGGATCAGCGCTGGCCGTTGTCGGTGCTCAACGCGGTAGTTGGTGGTGGGCTGAGTTCCCGTCTGTTCCAACGCATCCGGGAAGAACGCGGGCTCGCCTACTCGGTGTATTCGAGCGTCGACACATTCGCCGACACCGGTGCGTTCTCGGTCTACATCGGCTGCCAGCCAGAGAACCTCGGCCAGGTGGCGACGCTGGCGCGTGATGTGCTGGAGGAGGTGGCGGCCAACGGGATCAGCGACGCCGAGTGCGCGCGCGCCAAGGGTTCGCTGCGCGGCGGCCTGGTGCTCGGCCTGGAGGACTCCGCCTCACGGATGAATCGGCTCGGGCGCAGCGAACTCAGCTACGGCAACCATCGCAGCGTCTCCGAAACCCTTTCCCGCATCGACGCCGTCACCACCGAAGAAGTTTCCGCCATCGCGAGCACGCTGCTGTCCCGGCCCTTCGCCGCATCGGTCGCGGGGCCGTACAAGCGCATTCGTGACCTGCCCTCGACCGTTCGGCGGCTGGTGCCCAACTGA
- a CDS encoding polyribonucleotide nucleotidyltransferase translates to MTETTERKTSAIEVEPGVFESVALIDNGSFGTRTVRFETGRFARQAAGSVVAYLDDETMLLSATTAGKHPKDQFDFFPLTVDVEERMYAAGRIPGSFFRREGRPSTDAILTCRLIDRPLRPSFVDGLRNEIQVVVTVLSLDPNDLYDVVAINAASASTQIAGLPFSGPVGGVRVALIDSQWVAFPTVEQLEGAVFDMVVAGRVVESGDVAIMMVEAEATDKVIELVEGGAQAPTEAVVAEGLEAAKPFIARLCRAQQDLAELASKPTEEFPLFPPYGQDVYEAVEGTAKRELSEALGIAGKQEREEKIDEIKLAVLDRLGDDFAGREKELGAAFRSVTKKLVRQRILSDGFRIDGRGLADIRALSAEVAVVPRAHGSALFERGETQIMGVTTLDMVKMAQQVDSLGPETSKRYMHHYNFPPFSTGETGRVGSPKRREIGHGALAERALIPVLPSQEEFPYAIRQVSEALSSNGSTSMGSVCASTLSLLNAGVPLKAPVAGIAMGLVSDTITNDKGEDEVRYVALTDILGAEDAFGDMDFKVAGTREFVTALQLDTKLDGIPSQVLAGALSQAHDARTTILDVMAEAITTPDEMSPYAPRVTAIKIPVDKIGEVIGPKGKVINQITEDTGANISIEDDGTVFVGATDGPSAQAAIDAINAIANPQLPKVGERFLGTVVKTTAFGAFVSLLPGRDGLVHISKLGNGKRVAKVEDVVNVGDKLRVEIADIDNRGKISLVPVDENAEQPADDAADAGAAGTE, encoded by the coding sequence ATGACCGAAACAACTGAACGCAAGACATCGGCCATCGAGGTCGAGCCCGGCGTATTCGAATCCGTCGCATTGATCGACAACGGCAGCTTCGGCACCCGCACCGTCCGGTTCGAGACCGGACGCTTTGCCCGGCAGGCCGCCGGTTCGGTCGTCGCTTACCTGGACGACGAGACCATGCTGCTGTCGGCTACCACCGCCGGCAAGCATCCCAAAGACCAGTTCGACTTCTTCCCGCTGACGGTCGACGTCGAGGAGCGGATGTACGCGGCGGGCCGCATCCCCGGTTCGTTCTTCCGACGCGAGGGCCGTCCCTCCACCGACGCGATCCTGACCTGCCGCCTGATCGACCGGCCGCTGCGCCCGTCGTTCGTCGACGGCCTGCGCAACGAGATCCAGGTCGTGGTCACCGTGCTGAGCCTGGACCCGAACGACCTCTACGACGTGGTGGCGATCAACGCCGCGTCCGCGTCCACCCAGATCGCCGGTCTGCCGTTCTCCGGCCCGGTCGGCGGCGTGCGTGTCGCGCTGATCGACAGCCAGTGGGTGGCGTTCCCGACCGTCGAGCAGCTCGAGGGCGCCGTGTTCGACATGGTGGTCGCGGGCCGCGTGGTCGAGTCCGGTGACGTCGCCATCATGATGGTCGAGGCCGAGGCCACCGACAAGGTGATCGAGCTGGTCGAGGGTGGTGCGCAGGCGCCGACCGAGGCCGTCGTCGCCGAGGGCCTGGAGGCCGCCAAGCCGTTCATCGCCCGCCTGTGTCGCGCGCAGCAGGATCTCGCCGAGCTGGCGTCGAAGCCGACCGAAGAGTTCCCGCTGTTCCCGCCGTACGGCCAGGATGTGTACGAGGCCGTCGAAGGCACCGCCAAGCGTGAGCTGAGCGAGGCGCTTGGCATCGCGGGCAAGCAGGAACGCGAGGAGAAGATCGACGAGATCAAGCTCGCCGTGCTCGACCGGCTCGGCGACGACTTCGCCGGACGGGAGAAGGAGTTGGGCGCCGCGTTCCGCTCCGTCACGAAGAAGCTGGTGCGCCAGCGCATCCTGTCCGACGGCTTCCGCATCGACGGCCGTGGGCTCGCCGACATCCGTGCGCTGTCCGCCGAGGTCGCGGTCGTTCCGCGCGCCCACGGGTCGGCGCTGTTCGAGCGGGGCGAGACCCAGATCATGGGTGTCACCACCCTGGACATGGTGAAGATGGCCCAGCAGGTCGACTCGCTCGGCCCGGAGACCAGCAAGCGCTACATGCACCACTACAACTTCCCGCCGTTCTCCACCGGTGAGACCGGCCGAGTCGGTTCGCCCAAACGGCGCGAGATCGGGCACGGCGCGCTGGCCGAGCGCGCGCTGATCCCGGTGCTGCCCAGCCAGGAGGAGTTCCCGTACGCCATCCGGCAGGTCTCGGAGGCGCTGAGCTCCAACGGCTCCACCTCGATGGGCTCGGTGTGCGCCTCCACCCTGTCGCTGCTGAACGCCGGTGTGCCGCTGAAGGCGCCGGTCGCCGGGATCGCGATGGGCCTGGTGTCGGACACCATCACCAACGACAAGGGTGAGGACGAGGTCCGCTATGTCGCGCTGACCGACATCCTCGGCGCCGAGGATGCCTTCGGTGACATGGACTTCAAGGTCGCGGGCACCCGCGAGTTCGTCACCGCGCTGCAGCTGGACACCAAGCTGGACGGCATCCCCTCGCAGGTGCTGGCCGGTGCCCTGAGCCAGGCGCACGACGCGCGCACCACCATCCTGGACGTGATGGCCGAGGCCATCACCACCCCGGACGAGATGAGCCCGTACGCGCCGCGCGTCACCGCGATCAAGATCCCGGTCGACAAGATCGGTGAGGTGATCGGCCCCAAGGGCAAGGTGATCAACCAGATCACCGAGGACACCGGCGCCAATATCTCCATCGAGGACGACGGCACCGTGTTCGTCGGCGCGACCGACGGCCCGTCGGCGCAGGCCGCGATCGACGCGATCAACGCCATCGCCAACCCGCAGCTGCCGAAGGTCGGCGAGCGTTTCCTCGGCACGGTCGTCAAGACCACTGCCTTCGGCGCGTTCGTCTCGCTGCTGCCGGGCCGCGACGGCCTGGTGCACATCTCCAAGCTGGGCAACGGCAAGCGCGTCGCCAAGGTCGAGGACGTGGTGAACGTCGGCGACAAGCTGCGCGTGGAGATCGCCGACATCGACAACCGGGGCAAGATCTCCCTGGTTCCGGTCGACGAGAACGCCGAACAGCCGGCTGACGACGCGGCCGATGCGGGCGCCGCCGGGACCGAGTAG